From the Brachybacterium sillae genome, the window GCGGTGGTGGTTGTACTCGTCCTTCCAGTCGCCGATGATGACCTGTGCGTGCAGCAGCGAGTAGAAGCTGTTGATGTTGAGGCACTCGTCGCGGATCCGGCTGTTGAACGACTCGACGTACCCGTTGCGCCACGGCGAGCCCGGAGGGATGTAGGACAGGCCGGTGCGGGTGCCGGCCCAGTCGGCCATCGCCTCGCTGATGAACTCCGGCCCGTTGTCCGACCTGAGCACCGCCGGGGCGCCCCGGGCGGCGACGAGGTCCTCGAGGTGGGCGGTGAGTCGGTCGGCGGTAATCGAGCGCTCCACGAGGCCGCCGATGCACTCCCGGGTGTGTTCGTCGACGATCGAGCAGATCTTGATCAATCGTCCGTGCTCGTCGGCGTCGAACTGGAAGTCCACCGCCCACACCACGTTCGGCGCGTCCGCCGTCGGCGCGTCGACGGTCGAGGACCCGACGCGCTTGCGTCGACGCCGCTGCGGGACCCGGAGCCCTTCGTCACGCCACAGGCGTTGGATCTTCTTGTGGTTCACCACCCACCCCTCGGCGCGGGCGTCGTGATACGCCCGCCGATACCCGTAGCGGGGATGGTCCTTCGCCCAGGCGCGCAGCCACTCCCTGAGCGCCCGATCCGGGTCCGTGACCGTGTCGCCCTTGAGCGGTCGCCGGTACGCGCAGCGGCTCAGCCCGACCAGACGGCACGCCATCCGTTCGCTCACCCGCACCTTGCGCTTGAGGTGATCGACGGCGGCGCGGCGCCTGTCCGGGCTTAGAAGTTTCCCTCAGCCAGCTCCTTGAGCGCGGCCTTCTCCAGCTCCGCTTCCGCGAGCAGACGCTTCAGGGTCGCGTTCTGCTTCTCCAGCTCCTTCAGGCGCTTTGCGTCGTCGGCCTTGAGGTCGTCGTACTGGTTCCGCCACCGGTAGTACGTCTGCTCGGACACCGCCAGCTCCCGG encodes:
- a CDS encoding IS3 family transposase (programmed frameshift) → MTNSRKRHTPEQVVRKLGQADRMLTDGQDVAAVCRELAVSEQTYYRWRNQYDDLKADDAKRLKELEKQNATLKRLLAEAELEKAALKELAGGKLLSPDRRRAAVDHLKRKVRVSERMACRLVGLSRCAYRRPLKGDTVTDPDRALREWLRAWAKDHPRYGYRRAYHDARAEGWVVNHKKIQRLWRDEGLRVPQRRRRKRVGSSTVDAPTADAPNVVWAVDFQFDADEHGRLIKICSIVDEHTRECIGGLVERSITADRLTAHLEDLVAARGAPAVLRSDNGPEFISEAMADWAGTRTGLSYIPPGSPWRNGYVESFNSRIRDECLNINSFYSLLHAQVIIGDWKDEYNHHRRHSSLGYLTPAEYARQCTHQMETDDSQNVRTE